TCAACGGCAGACATGTCAGCACTATCACAGATGTTGGAGATGCTCTGGCTCCTTTCATAACTCCCCCATTTCGAATCTGCACTTCTCCTGCCACTCCCTTCAGGTCTGTCTTTGCACCTGACTGGAGAAGTAGTTGAACCTGCTCCTAGAAGCAGCTGCAACACTGTGCGCCTCTCTAAAAGGTTCTCTATCTGTGAAGGAGCTGTGAACGTTTCCCTACTATTTGCCGCCATGTCAGATAGCGGGGTGGCAGTGGCACTCCTGTGGACTGGAGTATTAAGTCTTTCCAGTAGGGATAAAGGCCTGCTGGTATCAAGCTCCTGACCTAACCCTTTCCCGGATGGGATTGGTGGGGAGGATGAAGCAACTCCAGATTTAGCCAGATTTTGTAACAGTTTACTGGCACTGAATGCGGCCTCGGCACCCTTGTCAGGATGGAAAGCTTTTGACTTGCACAAATCCAATGGACTTGACTGGGCTGGGGGAGAGGGGGGATGTGGGGATATTGTCTCGCCTGGGTCGCGAGCAAGAGCGGACGTAGGTTGAGCTGGTGCTACAAGCTTATTTATCGGGCTTTTTGTCCTGGCCTCCTCCCAGCATACGAGGTTAGGTTGACTTCGGGACATGGTGGCCATTGTAATATCAAGTGGCACATTCTCATCGGCGTTCTTATTTATCACGTCATTGTTTCTGCGCTCAAGCAAAAGCTGCATTAATGTTACCTTGGATTGGGATTGAAGGTCTGGGTTCATTTCATGCTTTCTGCTTTTCACCATGTTTTTTCCCGGTGACTCAGAAGTCCGCTTTTCTACCAAAGACTCTGTGAGTTTGTGCAAAGAGGATGTCGAGAGAGAGGAATATGAAGAAATAGAACTGGGGGCAGAAGAGACAACAGTGGGCGGGGGAGAAAAGACTGTATTAGAAGATGGAGCAGAAGAATAACCAGAGAATGTTGTGGCATTACAGGAAACTTTAGCATTAGAAGTGGATACAGTGCGTGTTAGGATGGAAAACGAAGCAGAGGATGATAAGGGGGTGGACGTTTTTGGCCCGGCATCGTGTTTTCTGTCCCAGTTTCTCATAGAGAGGTCCATGGGGGAGCAGCTTGAGTAGGAAGTCTCCGCGTCACTGATGTCCTTGGCCAAGCTTTTCTCGTGGGTGGAACATTCACTATCAGATGTCACTGAAGAAGAGCCACTTGGTGGTAAAACACTAAAGCTGTCCTCCAGGTGTCCATTTTTAGTTAGTTGCTTCtggttgttgtggttgttgAGTAGCAGCAACAGCAAACTGCTGCATGTTTGAGGGGGTCGAGTTGGTCGTGAGTCAAagcctttcttttcttttggggACTGACTGAAGTGGCCCAGGGCATGTGGGGGAGTGGGTGAGGAGGAGCTTTTGATATGCCCACATAGCAAAGGGGGACTCAGTGGATTGGGCAAAGCCAATCGAGGGAGTGCTgctgtctgtgtgtttgtcgTCGGCAAGTCATTTTGCGTTGTTACAGAGCTTAGTTTCTCCGGAGAGGCACCCACGCTCGGAGGCCTTTTGTCCAGGCCATGTTGCTGGTTTGCCATGGCGGCAAGTCTTTCACTGGCAGATCGACCAGCGAGCTGGGCTTTAAGTGCATGCTCTCTGGAGTATTGCTGGAGATGAGCTTCACTGGACAGCAGGAGGGCTAGCTGGCTGCAGGCAACACTCGGCTTGGGTGAAGGGGCGGGACTCGAACGTATTTTCACCATGTTTGCGACAGCCTTCAACCGGTCCGCACAGGATACGGATTCAGAAGCTGCGGTTGCCGAAGGGGGTGTAGCGCCGTGAGCCGCCCTGGGTGATTCCGGTGGTCTGTCATGACTGTGTCCCCGACGACTGTAAGGGGTGTTGCTGTGATTATGAAGTTTATTCTTTCTCATTAAGCCCTTTAAGCGGTTCGAGGCCATCCCATAcactgggttagggttatctgtGGGTGGCGCGGTGGACGGAGAGGAACGCTCACTTGGCGGCTTGCTTGTGTGCTGAGACATTGCCACATTCTGAAGCCGGGAGCTGAAGGACTGGAGCAAGGAAGCCAAAAGAGTACTCTCTCCACCATGAGAGGAATCCTCCTGTGACCCATTTTGCATGCCTCCTGCTTGGCCATTGAGCTCCACTGGTGGCGAACTCAAGCCATGGTTGCTGGGATCATTCCAAGCCCCAGAGCGCAACAAGCGGGCCTTTTTCAAGTGCTGCGAAACACCCATCGTCGGGCCATTAGTTCCAGCCTTAGGAGCTGTGGGGCTATGCGTAGGTAGTTGAAATGGGCTGCCCACCTTTTCTCTCTGATCTTGGTTGCTGTGGGCAGCCTCAGACCTCCTGCTTGCTGTGGCCCCAGGCCCGGCCACCACTGGATGCATCAGTAAACCTTCCAGATAAGTTAAAACAGCTGAATCCTTGTGTGTTTCAGGGCCAGGCTCCTCCCCATGAGTCATGTTCAATACTAGGATCCCCTTGTATGGTTCAGCAGTGCTACAGGGAATCAAATGTCAACTAAATCATCTGGTTGACAGTGGCACGCACTTCCCAAGTACTAAAAAATGTGACCATTCACTCCGGTGAAAAGCACAGATGTGAGACACCGTCCATGTTTACCGGTAATACGAGCAATATGCCGTTAAGCGTGCACGATAGGTTGCCAGAATGTCTTCCTCTTTGTTTGTATGAAGAACATCCTGGAGTCAGGGGAATATTGCTGGAAAGATGTTTACACATTCCATGGCTCTTGGTGTCAATGGCCACTCGGCACCTTTCACACAAAGACCTGTAGGAGATGAGAAGAGACAGAAAGAAAGGGAAATGTTACAAGCAGGGCCTTTACAAAACCATTCATTTCAATCCTTGTCTGCCACTATTGTTACTTGACAACATTTCAGATTATCCGCCCCACCAACACCCACACATCACTTACGGAACAGGCAAATGCAGATTAGCtatatatacttgtatacaAATTGAAAATTCAAGATCACTACCTTGAAAACAGGTCTTCAGACGCAAACCCCTCaaacaatttcattcattcaaaaaggaaaaaaaatgccttttgagGAAGCTGTAAAGAATTTCAGTTTGTCAGTGGATTATCCCCTCGCACCACCTCCTGCTCTTTATGTACATGAGCAGCATCTTAGTCTATACAAAGGAGGAAGTATTTCCCCAATAACGACTGGCACCTCCTTCTGTACAACGCATAAAATATTTCCCCAGTCAACTATGACACACACCTGACAAAAATAAcaccaaaacatattttcactCCTGATTCTTCTGTACAGTATAAAAAACGTTTAATTCATTAGCTTCAAActgatgccaaaagaaaaaatggagagGCTCATTCGCATGGATGTTCCAACGCTCAGTTAAGATTTGGAGTATGAATGTGTCAAAATCAACCAACAGAATCATTGTTAAATGTCAGAAACACACATGGAATTTGTCCCCGGTGTCTCATTTCTCCTAACAGTGCCactatattttaatattgaacacTCCACTATAAGAATATGTAAAACATTTGCTATAGTGTTTAAAGCCATTTAGCCGTGTGGGAAATAGTAGAAAAAGTGCTCCGCGATAACAGCCGTGCAAATTGTAAAGAGATTTGTCAAACAATTTATATTGACCTGAAGTGCAGGATTGTGAAATGCCAACCATAGTGCAACTGACACCACCCGTTTTGTGCAATACCAACTGACAGTTGTGTGAAATGCGGATCGACACAATATTATAACCGTAGTAGGGAATACTGATCAACGGTATTTTGTCAACCAGCTGCTGTTTGCCACTTAGACATATGTGCCATACCAATATCTGAAGGGATAAACCAGCTAAAATTGTGGCAACTAACAACAGTTTATCTCTGATCATCTGTACATGTTTGACAGCTAAAAATCTGGATTAAGGACAAATGTGCACACAGGTAAAACTAGTTCtcacataataataaaattggtAGCAAGGGTACATCTTTGTCTATGATGACACTGTGTTTTGAGTTCAAATTAccaaacaaaagtaaaatatcAACTATCAAAGCTTGTGTGATAACTGTTCATTTCGGAAAGGGAAAGAAACAAATTGTCTGTGTGTGCTCTACTTATTCATCTGGCTTGTGTTTGGGAGTGACAGTCACAGCACAACACTGCTGGAGGACAGAACCAGTTACAATGGAACAGCAATGAGAGCGTTACGACAGTATTATTGGCGCCACACTGAGCACTAGCAGCATGGTTTCCATGGATACAGAACACCTCCGACAGGCATGACCAACCTATAAAGGTTAATACTAAGTTGCCTGCTTGGGTCAGCTGTGGTGTCTGTTGAGTGGACCAACATTGTCAGGCACACGACTGCACTGCAGTCCTTAATCATGACCAAAGGTCATTGCAAACCATGCAGTTGCCAGTCCAAATACCTAACCGAGAATGCTAGAAAggggtaaaacaaaacaaaacaagtagTGAACTTTGAACTTTTAATCAGGTTGCAATCCTACCTTAAAGAGACAGTTTGTCATGACAGTAAAGGTTAACAAGGTTGTCCTTTTAATGAAAAGGAGATGGGATTAGAATTTGGATTTAAATTGATCAGGGTGCAATTAAGTCTGCGTAACACTAAGAAAGCAATCTGGTTAGCCATTTTTAGACCTCTTCCAAACAAAGTACTGCATGGGCAATGCATTTCTTGGCGCCCTTGTGTGTAACAATGTCTAGTACATAACTAAGCTTAGGCCACTGGCATCATTTTCTGTAAAATACCATGTTTAAGCCGTTGACCTAAATCTGATGGCAACAAAAGACAACCTGGTCATTCCGGGCTCTCTGATGTCTGATATCATGCTGCGTAGGTACTCAGGATTAAGGCTATTTTCCCGTCATTGagcttaaattattttttgatagaATACCACAACCATTGTTAGATCACTATAGTAAACCTCTGCTGTAGGAATTGAATTCTCAACTTGGATGGAATGTGATTAGAATATCCTTTCATTGCCTTGTATCTTATTCATATctttttcctgtttgttttttcattataCCCTGGACTCAGTTAAGTAATACATTTCCTTAATATAAGGAAATCTGTCCTCTAAAGTCTATTCTCAGTAAATCGTATTGCCTACTCATTTTGCTTTCATACTGCGTGATGTCTATATTAGTATTACATTATCTTCACTGGTGTATATGTTGAAAATGACCTTCCACATCCGTTAACATCTCTTTGGTTGTGGCAACTAAAAAGCCTGACCTCCATCTCCTCCCCCACAATGGGATGCCATAGTACCAACAAACTGCTCTACAGATTCAGGCTGATTATCCATTATCCTTGACAATGTCAACCAATGACAGAGAAGGCACAATTGTAAAGTGATTTTTACCCCTACTATGTGCCACATACTTGTGATCGGACAAGCATCGTGATGGGAAGGGCTAAGAGCTTTATCATTCGTGACTGCATgcctgtttatttatatattgtattttctttcttccattgtttgtaaaattaaatgtgAACAGTAAAGGTCATAAAAACCTTAGGTGCTTTGGAGCACGTTCGATTATCAGGACGTTACATTAGAATTGGACATAATTGGGAACTAATCAGAGAAGGCACAAATCTTTCCAAGTGGGTCATAAGAGTGGCACAATATTAAAATTTTAGATTAAACCAAGCAAATATTCT
This portion of the Stigmatopora nigra isolate UIUO_SnigA chromosome 19, RoL_Snig_1.1, whole genome shotgun sequence genome encodes:
- the nrip1b gene encoding nuclear receptor-interacting protein 1 — its product is MTHGEEPGPETHKDSAVLTYLEGLLMHPVVAGPGATASRRSEAAHSNQDQREKVGSPFQLPTHSPTAPKAGTNGPTMGVSQHLKKARLLRSGAWNDPSNHGLSSPPVELNGQAGGMQNGSQEDSSHGGESTLLASLLQSFSSRLQNVAMSQHTSKPPSERSSPSTAPPTDNPNPVYGMASNRLKGLMRKNKLHNHSNTPYSRRGHSHDRPPESPRAAHGATPPSATAASESVSCADRLKAVANMVKIRSSPAPSPKPSVACSQLALLLSSEAHLQQYSREHALKAQLAGRSASERLAAMANQQHGLDKRPPSVGASPEKLSSVTTQNDLPTTNTQTAALPRLALPNPLSPPLLCGHIKSSSSPTPPHALGHFSQSPKEKKGFDSRPTRPPQTCSSLLLLLLNNHNNQKQLTKNGHLEDSFSVLPPSGSSSVTSDSECSTHEKSLAKDISDAETSYSSCSPMDLSMRNWDRKHDAGPKTSTPLSSSASFSILTRTVSTSNAKVSCNATTFSGYSSAPSSNTVFSPPPTVVSSAPSSISSYSSLSTSSLHKLTESLVEKRTSESPGKNMVKSRKHEMNPDLQSQSKVTLMQLLLERRNNDVINKNADENVPLDITMATMSRSQPNLVCWEEARTKSPINKLVAPAQPTSALARDPGETISPHPPSPPAQSSPLDLCKSKAFHPDKGAEAAFSASKLLQNLAKSGVASSSPPIPSGKGLGQELDTSRPLSLLERLNTPVHRSATATPLSDMAANSRETFTAPSQIENLLERRTVLQLLLGAGSTTSPVRCKDRPEGSGRRSADSKWGSYERSQSISNICDSADMSAVDVKVKTEEGVGPSSTNYEDLINRKRQSGLEKQSPQSDADTQAEHQPAEVIAKYGLLSQLLKHQTASYYSSAVVQNESPPSQVKEEKTEYPSPSPKKRRLCSDRTDSLDNSISHRASQRGDTNTFTSPAVQVEPEKQRLQKEEEEFPTRSQPRESLSRESRGFNVLKQLLLSDNCLKELSKQHRGTPSPSVLQPNGNTLSQATPPNHSFLHPPSWHPHSSLNSGPSSNVRTLPTLPANGSPQNHHQPAPWQGTQKRDPPNLVKQELERHIQWSSQENHEGCDSNPDYPRLSRSNPILYYMLQKGSVQFRKEVNSQAEGLQSVVKMIKEEPISDMHAYEQNLSSSPQSPTTRHDKHSQDNQRLSQSSE